From Nitrososphaerales archaeon, one genomic window encodes:
- a CDS encoding endonuclease III, with product MDGRTGLRISTILSRIRKMVYGSEDTRATALANLQESEEGDPFRILIGTILSHRTRDENTTRAVENLFSRYKTPQQLAHARVSTVKRLIRPSGFYNVKAKNIIRVSRQLLDDFGGKVPDDMDDLLKLHSVGRKTANCVLVYAFNTPAIPVDTHVHRISNRLGLVNTKKPEDTEAELARTVPKNYWLDLNDLFVRFGQTTCKPIGPRCGECSLTGACKYYRTVVAPKRKAS from the coding sequence ATGGACGGTCGAACAGGGCTGAGGATTTCAACCATCCTGTCCAGGATCAGAAAGATGGTGTACGGCTCGGAAGATACCCGAGCGACAGCACTGGCGAACCTCCAGGAGTCCGAGGAGGGAGACCCGTTCCGGATTCTGATCGGGACTATACTCTCCCACAGGACGCGCGATGAAAACACAACGAGGGCAGTTGAAAACCTGTTTTCACGATACAAGACCCCCCAGCAGCTCGCGCACGCCAGAGTCTCGACAGTGAAGAGGCTGATACGGCCGTCTGGGTTCTACAACGTGAAGGCAAAGAACATCATCCGGGTCTCCAGACAACTCCTCGACGACTTCGGCGGAAAGGTCCCAGACGACATGGACGACCTTCTCAAGCTTCACTCAGTGGGAAGGAAGACAGCCAACTGTGTCTTGGTATACGCTTTCAACACGCCCGCTATCCCGGTTGACACACACGTACACCGAATCTCGAACAGGCTCGGCCTTGTGAACACGAAGAAGCCGGAGGACACCGAAGCCGAGCTCGCGCGAACGGTTCCCAAGAATTACTGGCTCGACCTCAACGACCTCTTCGTCCGCTTCGGGCAGACCACGTGCAAACCGATAGGCCCGCGATGCGGCGAATGTAGTCTAACGGGCGCGTGCAAGTACTATCGAACGGTCGTGGCGCCCAAGCGAAAAGCTTCTTAG
- a CDS encoding NAD-dependent epimerase/dehydratase family protein, with translation MNLLMGSTGFIGGHVVEYLFQQNEISKGAFRKGAHLKIMDLNGVQGVEADLLDHHSLHEAVEGVDTIYSMASPPPGATDDYRVNAEGIMNMLEVAQEMKVKTVVHLSTLDVYGFKVGEVTDSAEPRPSGAYQVSKLQADRALLEFAKRSQEPRIVIIRSARAVGSRDRILTVPLLRMVESGKVTLPESKEMSFSHPRDIAQAMYRAATGQSPSGTVYLLKSFDAAPEMLAKGIAEALGKSVVVKRQGLMSKGQLNPYASDQLKAALTIGAQESWTKLGYAPQFGLKQTCEDIAAWYRKEPWTVEQG, from the coding sequence TTGAACCTCCTCATGGGCTCCACCGGCTTCATCGGCGGCCACGTTGTCGAGTACCTCTTCCAACAGAACGAGATTTCGAAGGGCGCCTTCAGGAAGGGCGCCCACCTGAAGATCATGGACCTCAACGGCGTTCAGGGCGTGGAGGCGGACCTCCTCGACCACCACTCCCTTCACGAGGCCGTGGAGGGTGTAGACACGATTTACAGCATGGCCTCGCCGCCGCCTGGGGCTACTGACGACTACAGGGTCAACGCGGAGGGAATCATGAACATGCTGGAGGTCGCCCAGGAGATGAAGGTGAAGACCGTAGTCCATCTTAGCACTCTCGACGTTTACGGGTTCAAGGTGGGCGAAGTCACAGACTCAGCCGAACCCAGGCCATCAGGCGCCTACCAAGTGTCGAAGCTACAAGCGGATAGGGCTCTCCTGGAGTTCGCGAAACGGAGTCAGGAGCCGAGGATCGTCATAATCAGGTCTGCGAGGGCTGTAGGCTCAAGAGACCGAATACTTACTGTGCCACTGCTTCGGATGGTCGAATCCGGGAAGGTCACCCTCCCCGAATCGAAGGAGATGTCGTTCTCGCACCCGAGAGACATCGCGCAGGCTATGTACCGTGCCGCGACGGGCCAGTCACCCTCGGGTACTGTGTACCTCCTGAAGTCTTTCGATGCGGCACCTGAGATGCTCGCGAAGGGGATTGCCGAAGCGTTGGGGAAGAGCGTAGTCGTAAAGAGGCAGGGGTTGATGTCCAAGGGCCAGCTTAATCCATACGCATCCGACCAGCTCAAGGCTGCACTCACAATCGGAGCACAAGAGAGCTGGACCAAGCTCGGCTACGCGCCCCAGTTCGGGCTGAAGCAGACATGCGAGGATATTGCTGCCTGGTACCGCAAGGAGCCATGGACGGTCGAACAGGGCTGA
- a CDS encoding prenyltransferase — MPAIGRLFVVTGPWSFAMSFVAITVGTFVAGGLRVDPLLYFLSLAMVVPIHAGANLLNDCYDVITGADKPGALVLKPHPILSGILSLKSTLLYAAILMALGIAAGIGLYALGRPYSLVVASAAVALMLCYNVPPLRLKDRGLGELLVFLVWGPLIFLGSFYLQSDTFASMSVVYSVPIGLLVASVLLIDDIRDIEEDTSIGRVTIPILLGKERALRLYLWFIASSYIIVALFGVYFGRPLLLLVLLSAPASLALAKRFKTELPRVAPDKMAAKFMILFGLLYAVAIAI; from the coding sequence TTGCCGGCCATAGGTAGGCTCTTCGTCGTAACTGGCCCTTGGAGCTTCGCGATGAGCTTCGTTGCCATAACTGTCGGGACATTCGTCGCCGGCGGTCTTCGGGTCGACCCGCTGCTGTACTTCCTGTCATTGGCAATGGTCGTACCCATTCACGCGGGCGCCAACCTCCTGAACGACTGCTACGATGTGATCACAGGGGCCGACAAGCCTGGTGCGCTCGTGCTGAAGCCTCACCCGATCCTCTCCGGTATCCTCTCCTTGAAGTCGACCCTCCTGTACGCCGCAATCCTAATGGCGCTAGGAATCGCTGCGGGAATCGGACTCTACGCCCTAGGCAGGCCGTACTCCCTCGTGGTCGCCAGCGCAGCAGTCGCCCTGATGCTCTGCTACAATGTCCCCCCGCTGAGGCTGAAGGATAGGGGCCTAGGTGAGTTGCTTGTCTTCTTGGTATGGGGACCACTCATCTTCCTCGGGTCATTCTACCTGCAATCAGACACGTTTGCTTCAATGTCAGTGGTGTACTCCGTCCCAATCGGGCTTCTCGTTGCCTCCGTCCTGCTGATAGACGACATACGTGACATCGAGGAAGACACCTCGATAGGCAGAGTGACAATCCCGATCTTGTTAGGAAAGGAGAGGGCGCTCAGGCTCTATCTTTGGTTCATAGCATCGTCCTACATCATTGTGGCACTGTTCGGGGTCTACTTTGGTCGCCCATTACTGCTTCTTGTACTTCTGAGCGCCCCGGCATCTCTTGCACTCGCGAAGAGGTTCAAAACTGAGCTTCCCCGCGTAGCTCCCGACAAGATGGCTGCCAAGTTCATGATCCTCTTTGGGCTACTCTACGCTGTGGCCATTGCAATCTGA
- a CDS encoding enoyl-CoA hydratase/isomerase family protein: MVSLVKSKEANGVFWITLNRPEKANAINFQMWRDISAKLDEGTASKKSSVIAITGTGKYFSAGEDLKDLMGASSFNAALDLFLGTMRPVFDKIFRCAKPVVAAVNGVAVGAGVELIFACDMAVAVPKATFALAQGKQGIGPALALTLGMVRMGKKRLAELGMTGRRFGAKEAEDWGLINGVARRGLEAEVERLAKEVAMTPPTLIRTMKEVMLREMTILGVESAFTSIAMYSQSEETREGINKFLSKRS; the protein is encoded by the coding sequence ATGGTTTCGCTCGTAAAGTCGAAGGAGGCGAACGGCGTCTTCTGGATAACCCTGAACAGACCCGAGAAGGCGAACGCGATAAACTTCCAGATGTGGCGCGACATCTCGGCGAAACTGGACGAGGGTACCGCTTCGAAAAAGTCCAGCGTCATAGCGATAACGGGGACGGGAAAGTACTTCTCCGCCGGCGAGGACCTCAAGGACCTCATGGGCGCGTCGAGCTTCAACGCTGCGCTCGACCTTTTTCTGGGGACGATGAGACCCGTCTTCGACAAGATATTCAGATGCGCGAAACCAGTGGTCGCGGCTGTGAACGGCGTGGCCGTTGGAGCGGGCGTGGAACTCATCTTCGCCTGCGACATGGCCGTGGCTGTTCCCAAGGCCACCTTCGCGCTTGCACAAGGAAAGCAGGGGATAGGTCCCGCGCTGGCGCTTACGCTGGGGATGGTACGCATGGGAAAGAAGAGGTTGGCTGAACTCGGCATGACAGGTCGGAGGTTTGGCGCCAAAGAGGCTGAGGATTGGGGGCTCATCAACGGTGTGGCTCGGCGAGGCCTTGAGGCAGAGGTCGAGAGGCTTGCCAAAGAAGTCGCCATGACACCCCCGACCCTCATCAGGACGATGAAGGAAGTGATGTTGAGGGAGATGACAATCCTTGGAGTCGAGAGCGCCTTCACTTCCATAGCGATGTACTCGCAGTCCGAGGAGACCAGAGAAGGAATCAACAAGTTCCTCTCTAAACGTTCCTAG
- a CDS encoding cobalamin B12-binding domain-containing protein, translating into MSKAKTLTETRRIRILVAKPGLDGHDRGALVLARAFRDAGMEVIYSGILPTPEQVAQMAVDEDVDVVALSLLNGAHMTIFPKVKKLLERKGAKDIIVVGGGIIPDEDKPKLLRLGITGLFGPGSSIDEIVNHIKGRVLKERKH; encoded by the coding sequence TTGAGCAAGGCTAAGACATTGACAGAGACGAGGAGGATTCGCATCCTAGTCGCAAAGCCCGGCCTCGACGGTCACGACAGGGGAGCGCTTGTGCTCGCCAGGGCGTTCAGGGACGCCGGGATGGAGGTAATCTATAGCGGAATCCTCCCCACTCCGGAGCAGGTCGCCCAGATGGCCGTCGACGAGGACGTCGACGTAGTGGCCCTCTCTCTTCTCAACGGGGCGCACATGACAATATTCCCCAAGGTCAAGAAACTGCTGGAACGGAAGGGGGCGAAGGACATAATCGTGGTGGGCGGTGGGATAATCCCTGACGAGGACAAGCCGAAGCTCCTGAGGCTCGGAATCACCGGGCTCTTCGGTCCAGGCAGCTCAATCGACGAGATAGTCAACCACATCAAAGGCAGAGTGCTGAAAGAGAGAAAACATTAG
- the mce gene encoding methylmalonyl-CoA epimerase, whose translation MKLDHIGIAVKSLETTLAVYKKMMPVEEKRTEVESQKVRLALVPVGEIYLELLEPLNEESTIAKFISERGEGLHHIAFEVEDIEASMAEFKAKGFHFLYEKPAAGKFGSKVNFMHPKDTGRVLIELTQH comes from the coding sequence TTGAAGCTAGACCACATTGGAATCGCGGTGAAGAGCCTCGAGACAACTCTGGCCGTGTACAAGAAGATGATGCCCGTTGAGGAGAAGAGGACCGAAGTGGAATCGCAAAAGGTCAGGCTTGCGCTGGTACCTGTCGGTGAGATCTACCTCGAGCTGCTCGAACCTCTTAACGAGGAGAGCACGATTGCGAAGTTCATCAGCGAGAGAGGAGAGGGACTCCATCACATCGCGTTCGAGGTGGAGGACATAGAGGCTAGCATGGCCGAGTTCAAGGCGAAGGGCTTCCATTTCCTCTACGAGAAACCTGCGGCGGGGAAGTTCGGGAGCAAGGTGAACTTCATGCACCCCAAAGACACGGGTAGGGTGCTGATCGAACTCACACAGCACTGA
- a CDS encoding methylmalonyl-CoA mutase family protein, protein MSEGPEERKPFYGPGDGVIREETPGEYPYTRGIYPEMYRKRIWTMRQYTGFGTAKETNERLRYMLSQGQTGLSIAFDLPTQLGLDSDNPRSFGEIGKTGVAVSILDDMREIFNGIDLRQVSTSMTINATAPILFSMYTAIAEEQGARAEEVKGTVQNDILKEYLARNTFIYPPAQSLRLSIDLVEYSVRTYQKWHPISISGYHIREAGATAVQELAFTLADAIAYTQEALSRGLGIDEFAPHLSFFFSCNNDFVEEVAKFRAARRLWSRIMKERFGAKDEESMKLRFHTQTAGETLTAQDPENNVVRVAIQALAAAFGGTQSLHTNSQDEALGLPTEHSAMLALRTQQIIAFESGITASADPLGGSFYLEHLTSELDRLAAAEIEKIEKIGGMLKAIETGYAKKEILRSAYEKQLEIEAGRRVVVGVNMFRPKKIAKYRVLSVPESIQRLRVAQLRRYRKRREESEVSGALEGLRSIAPTKKNLTPAIMKAVRARCTVGEISDVLREAYGEFRPAAPL, encoded by the coding sequence TTGAGCGAAGGCCCCGAGGAACGAAAGCCATTCTACGGTCCGGGAGATGGCGTCATACGGGAAGAGACGCCAGGAGAGTACCCGTACACTCGGGGGATCTACCCGGAGATGTACAGGAAGCGTATCTGGACGATGCGGCAGTACACTGGGTTCGGAACTGCGAAGGAGACAAACGAGCGGCTCAGGTACATGCTCTCACAGGGGCAGACAGGCCTCAGCATCGCCTTCGACCTGCCGACTCAACTGGGGCTCGACTCTGACAACCCGCGCTCGTTCGGAGAGATTGGGAAGACGGGGGTGGCCGTAAGCATCCTCGATGACATGCGCGAGATATTCAACGGGATTGACCTCAGACAAGTGAGCACATCGATGACCATCAACGCGACCGCGCCGATTCTGTTCTCGATGTACACCGCGATCGCGGAGGAGCAGGGCGCGAGAGCGGAGGAGGTCAAAGGGACCGTACAGAATGACATACTAAAGGAGTACCTCGCTCGGAACACGTTCATCTATCCTCCAGCCCAATCTCTTCGGCTCTCCATCGACCTTGTAGAGTACTCTGTCAGGACCTACCAAAAGTGGCATCCCATCAGCATAAGCGGGTACCACATCAGGGAAGCCGGGGCGACAGCGGTCCAGGAGCTTGCCTTCACGCTTGCCGACGCTATCGCGTACACCCAGGAAGCGCTGAGCAGGGGGCTCGGAATCGACGAGTTCGCCCCTCACCTCTCCTTCTTCTTCTCCTGCAACAACGACTTCGTCGAAGAAGTGGCGAAGTTCAGGGCAGCAAGGAGGCTCTGGTCGCGGATAATGAAAGAAAGGTTCGGGGCGAAGGACGAGGAGTCCATGAAACTCAGGTTTCACACGCAGACGGCGGGAGAGACTCTCACCGCCCAGGACCCGGAGAACAACGTTGTGAGGGTTGCCATCCAAGCACTCGCGGCAGCCTTCGGGGGCACCCAGTCGTTGCACACCAACTCCCAGGATGAGGCTCTTGGACTCCCCACCGAGCACTCTGCCATGCTCGCCTTGAGGACGCAGCAGATCATAGCCTTCGAGTCTGGCATCACGGCCTCGGCCGACCCGTTGGGGGGTTCCTTCTATCTAGAGCACCTGACCTCGGAACTCGATAGGCTTGCCGCTGCCGAGATAGAGAAGATAGAGAAGATTGGGGGGATGTTGAAGGCGATCGAGACAGGTTACGCCAAGAAGGAGATTCTCCGTTCCGCATACGAGAAGCAGCTCGAGATTGAGGCAGGGAGGAGGGTTGTAGTAGGCGTGAACATGTTTCGACCCAAGAAGATTGCCAAGTACCGCGTTCTATCTGTTCCCGAGAGCATCCAGAGGCTCCGAGTCGCCCAGCTCAGACGGTACAGGAAGCGGCGCGAAGAGTCAGAGGTCAGTGGCGCCCTAGAGGGTCTCAGGAGCATCGCCCCCACCAAGAAGAATCTTACCCCCGCGATAATGAAGGCTGTCAGGGCGAGGTGCACGGTCGGCGAGATAAGCGATGTACTGAGAGAGGCATACGGCGAATTCAGGCCCGCTGCCCCATTGTAG
- the meaB gene encoding methylmalonyl Co-A mutase-associated GTPase MeaB: MDETALARDVMAGDRRAIARAITLVENDGKRADLVLTALSRSKRGSFLLGVTGPPGAGKSTLVDRLIEAFRARELRVGVIAVDPTSPITGGALLGDRVRMLKHSTDEGVFIRSMASRGWAGGLNRAIPYVIQILEASGCDIILIETVGVGQADIEVMKIAHSVLVVLTPGFGDDIQASKAGLMEIGDIYVVNKSDLEGAELMVVNLLSMVRDIKGKRPYVLKTSALKGEGIDRLTETIEEMRSKLHTREGEAIRKRGMKGMIIELAKNELLEELQRVVDSDYAEKLAEQVLEGKMEMKEAARRLEERA; encoded by the coding sequence ATGGATGAAACGGCTCTTGCAAGGGATGTCATGGCCGGCGACAGGCGCGCGATCGCCCGGGCGATAACACTCGTCGAGAACGACGGAAAGAGGGCCGACCTGGTCCTTACGGCTCTGTCGAGGTCGAAGAGGGGCTCCTTCTTGCTAGGGGTCACAGGTCCGCCCGGGGCAGGCAAGAGCACGCTTGTCGACAGACTGATCGAGGCGTTCAGGGCGAGGGAGCTGAGGGTGGGCGTCATAGCCGTCGACCCCACAAGCCCGATTACGGGCGGAGCGCTCCTGGGAGACAGGGTCAGGATGCTGAAGCACTCTACCGACGAGGGTGTCTTCATTCGCAGCATGGCTTCGAGGGGTTGGGCCGGCGGACTCAACCGGGCGATACCCTACGTGATTCAGATTCTTGAGGCGTCTGGTTGCGACATCATCCTGATCGAGACAGTAGGGGTGGGCCAAGCTGACATCGAGGTGATGAAGATCGCGCACTCTGTCCTGGTGGTACTGACGCCGGGGTTCGGGGACGACATCCAGGCTTCGAAGGCTGGACTGATGGAGATAGGCGACATCTACGTGGTGAACAAGAGCGACCTCGAGGGGGCCGAGCTGATGGTCGTCAACCTCCTCTCCATGGTGAGGGACATCAAGGGAAAGAGGCCGTACGTCCTGAAGACCTCGGCTTTGAAAGGGGAAGGGATAGACAGGCTGACCGAGACGATTGAAGAGATGCGGTCGAAGCTCCACACTAGGGAGGGGGAGGCAATCAGGAAAAGGGGGATGAAGGGGATGATTATTGAACTGGCGAAGAACGAGCTTCTGGAAGAACTCCAGAGGGTTGTGGACAGCGACTACGCGGAGAAGCTTGCGGAGCAGGTGCTGGAGGGAAAGATGGAAATGAAAGAGGCCGCAAGGAGATTAGAGGAGAGAGCTTGA
- a CDS encoding acetyl-CoA carboxylase biotin carboxylase subunit, with the protein MFNKVLIANRGEIAVRVIRACRLMGVSTVAIYSDADRDALHVKLADEAYRVGSPPPSDSYLNIASIISIAKRSGAEGVHPGYGFLAENSTFSGACEKEGIKFIGPTEKTLLTTGNKTESKRLAKAQGVPVTPGTERIIEDVDEAKGIADSIGYPILLKSAYGGGGRGIREVRSEDELKQGFTRATNEAKGAFGRAGMYIEKLIAPARHIEIQILADGKGNAIHLGERECSIQRRHQKLVELTPSPAVTEEIRKRVGGYAVKVAKAVGYENAGTIEFLMDKDGNFYFMEVNSRLQVEHPVTEAVTGVDLVRQQLIIASTGCLPLAQNDIVRSGAAIECRINAEDPASGFAPSAGTIGHVHLPGGPGVRVDTALYDGYVIPEFYDSLIAKIIVRGEDLEDARRRMVAALSEFSITGIRTTIPFHTTLLQSEPFMKWDLGTDFIERTGIVEQMAKRAEIERQQLEDQGLVIAAAMLAKGIHKVVELETETKGVSRWALPPTNREARFFDEV; encoded by the coding sequence ATGTTCAACAAGGTCCTGATAGCAAACAGGGGGGAGATAGCGGTCAGGGTCATCAGAGCGTGCAGGCTGATGGGCGTCAGCACGGTCGCCATCTACTCCGACGCAGACAGGGACGCGCTGCACGTCAAGCTCGCCGATGAGGCTTACCGCGTCGGTTCCCCGCCGCCTTCCGACAGCTACCTCAACATAGCGTCGATCATCTCGATAGCCAAGCGGAGCGGCGCCGAAGGAGTCCACCCTGGCTACGGATTCCTCGCAGAGAACTCCACGTTCTCCGGCGCGTGCGAGAAAGAGGGGATCAAGTTCATCGGCCCAACCGAGAAGACACTGCTGACAACTGGGAACAAGACCGAGTCCAAGAGGCTGGCGAAGGCGCAGGGCGTCCCCGTGACTCCGGGGACCGAGAGGATAATCGAGGATGTGGATGAAGCAAAGGGCATAGCCGATTCCATAGGTTACCCCATACTGCTCAAGTCGGCGTACGGAGGCGGCGGCAGAGGCATCAGGGAAGTGAGAAGCGAAGACGAACTCAAGCAGGGTTTTACTCGCGCCACAAACGAGGCGAAAGGTGCATTCGGAAGGGCGGGGATGTACATAGAGAAACTCATCGCGCCTGCGCGGCACATAGAGATACAGATTCTCGCCGACGGCAAGGGCAACGCAATCCATCTTGGCGAGAGGGAATGCAGCATCCAGAGAAGGCACCAGAAGCTCGTCGAGTTGACCCCAAGCCCGGCTGTCACCGAGGAGATCAGGAAGCGGGTGGGCGGATACGCGGTCAAGGTGGCCAAGGCCGTGGGCTACGAGAACGCAGGCACTATCGAGTTCCTCATGGACAAAGACGGCAACTTCTACTTCATGGAGGTTAACTCGAGGCTGCAAGTCGAGCACCCTGTCACGGAGGCGGTGACCGGGGTGGACCTCGTCAGACAGCAGCTAATCATCGCGTCGACGGGGTGCCTTCCGTTGGCCCAAAATGACATAGTGAGGAGCGGCGCGGCAATCGAATGCAGGATAAACGCGGAGGATCCAGCCTCTGGTTTCGCTCCCTCAGCCGGTACCATTGGTCACGTGCACCTGCCGGGAGGTCCTGGCGTCAGAGTAGATACTGCCCTGTATGACGGCTATGTCATCCCAGAGTTCTACGATTCACTGATTGCAAAGATTATCGTACGCGGAGAGGACCTGGAGGACGCCAGGCGGAGGATGGTCGCCGCACTCTCCGAGTTTTCGATAACAGGGATAAGGACGACGATCCCGTTCCACACCACTCTATTGCAGAGCGAGCCCTTCATGAAGTGGGACCTTGGCACCGACTTCATAGAACGGACGGGGATTGTTGAGCAGATGGCAAAGAGAGCCGAGATTGAAAGGCAGCAACTTGAGGATCAGGGGCTCGTGATTGCGGCGGCGATGCTCGCGAAGGGCATCCACAAAGTCGTCGAGCTCGAGACCGAGACGAAGGGAGTGTCGAGGTGGGCGCTGCCTCCGACGAACCGAGAGGCGAGGTTCTTCGATGAAGTTTGA